AAGATAATTGTTTTAAGCTCATAGATAACACTGACCTCATCTGTACAATACATAGTTAAATATTAATGTTTAGAAGATTAGTATAGAATAAGAaatacttgtttatttaaaaattttaagttaattaacaCAAGTtatatgaaattagaaaaatctgTCAACAGGAGTAGAAATATATAGAATACACATGTATGAATGGGGAGCTTATACTAGTAGAGAGATaaattttacaggaaaacatTTGTTTCAAAGTAGTACTAATGTgtccagtttttatttatttacttaaatgcCTTCTACCTcctcttaaagaaaaaatggGGGGTTTTATGTCTCAATGCAAGAGAAATTACTGTTTCCCTCTACTTGGAAATCACATTTCCTAGGAGAATGGcatcatttttcaaagataaCAACTCTGCATTCTCGTAGCGCATGGTTTGGGTCTTTTCAACCCTTCAACTCCAATATAAGGTCATTGTGCAGAAAGGCATATATCAGTCATGTTTTTCACCTGCTTTCTACCTTCTAAATGAAAGCAGTAAACCAGTTCActttttatcaaaaaaagaaaaccataactttaaaagtaataattaaaacaaaaaaattcttattttcagcTATGGATAGAGACTCATTTAGAACACTATTTGTAATCATGACAATAATATGCTTTCATATTAACCAGAAGAAACATCTGTCTTCtgtaactattttgaaaacttacatgataaaatacctaaatatgtttttaattatgtatattgTATTTGGcagaaattaatgtttttaagcaTTCTAGAGAATGAGATATAAAACCTCCAAATAATATAATGTCATTTATAATTAagttataatattcaaaataacacacatacacaaaacctATCATAAGTTTTGGAACATAGAAAATATACTGTTTTTCTCAGtatgtgtatttttccattttatatttaaaaaaattaactctgaaAGTAATCACAAGGATTATAACACTTCcttactaattaaaaaaagaaaacacattctaCTTTGTTGATAATTAAGATTCATTActaaaactgtatttaaatagGAACTGTTTTTGCTAAGTTAAgggaaagtttaaaaacatgcaaTCAGTAAGTGTTTGAATTCatcacttaaatttatttatgacTAAAATTTGAGTTAGAGATAATTTAGTTCAGgctaattataaaaaattaagattttctttgtatttctcttagtTGAGGTCAGATAGTTGAATGCTTCTTCCAACCCATTTCTGTAATGTTTACTGACATCAATTGATTCTACTCTGGGTAAGTTTCATTCAATTGGAGTTCATTCAATGTTTAAATTCCATTCAAtgattcaaaaattattttaaattgtaaacttcTTATTATGGTTAATTTCTAAAGCAGGTTAAAATCAAGAAGACAGTATAATAAAACCTCATTTACCTATCACACATTATCACAAAATTATCAACACATGACCAAGGTAATTTCAAATATACCCAACCTACTCCTCCCTGTTCACTATATTAACTCAAATTTCAGACATTATACCATTTTATCTGAATTAcaataaatatctgaaaagagGTACTCttagttttccaaaataaaatcccAGTTCTGTTACCATACCCAGGATAAGAATATTGATATTCCTTCAATATCACCAAATAACTCATAAATTTTCCTGAAtgtctcattattttttatagtttgtttGAGTCAGAATACAACTAATATCTcctgttaaaaacaagacaacaggcccCTCGTGAAGTCACTTATGCTAAGTGCCACATCACAAAACTGGGACTTAATTAGTTTCAGCTCTCCCAGAAACAGAATCTTACACCAGTCAATCAGGGATCACCTGATCAGCACTAATCAGGTAATCCACCTGACAGATCCATGCTGTTCCCTAAAGGAAAGTTAACATGCAATAACTAACTGCTTTTTCCCCTAGTATAATTTTCTtgctccttctcccttctgcctataagTCTTTCCTTTTGTACAGGTCCTTAGAGCccctttctatctgctagattggatACCCTGGATTTGAATCAATTTTTGCACAAATAaacacttaaacatttttaatatgcctcagtttatcttttaacagccCAGGCCTCACAGAGGGAACCGAAGGAGATTAccatcccaccccctcccctacacacatacacagggcCCCCAGGAATACCAAACAACCAAAATTGGTACCTGTGGGGTCCCGTGATCTCGCTACTTTCTGGCTGCCTCTGGAGGTGGTGGGCAAGTCCCTGGATCTTAGCTCTGCAGATTTTGTGTTACGGAGCTTTGAGACTTTGAGCATTTCTTTTTCCGAACTGCGCTGAAAAACTGGCCAGAGTTGAACTGGGATGAACTCAGAAACCGGCCTGTGTCTGGACTGGTTTTGACCCAGAAGCCGGAAAAGGTTCGGGGATGGACCGGTTCCGACTTGGAAGCCGGGCAGGGTTCGGCGATGGACCGGTTCCGACTCAGGGGCCGGACAGCGTTCGGGGATGGACCGGTTCCGTCTGAGTGTCCGGAAAAGGTTCGGCGATGGACTGGTCCGTCTGAGGGGCCAGATGGGGTTCAGTGATGGACCAGGTCCTACTCAGGAGCCTACAGTTTTCGGGGTCATACCAGACCTGTTCCTACCGAGCCGGACAGGTTTGGGGATGGACCGGTTCCGTCTGACGGGCCAGATAGGGTTCAGGGACAGACCTTTTGCGACTGAGGGGCCGGACACCCTTCGGGGATGGGCCGGTTCTGTCTGAGGACCGGACAGGGTTCGGGGATGGGCCAGTTCCGACTCAGGGGCCGGACAGCGTTCGGGGATAGACCAGACTCGTTCCTACTGAGCTGGACAGGTTTGGGGATGGACCGGTTCCGACTCGGGTCGGGCAGCGTTCGGGGATGGACTGATTCTGTCTGAGTGGCCGGACAGGGTTCGGGGATAGACCGGTTCCGTCTGAGGGGCCGGACAGGGTTCGGGGATGGACCGGTTCCGTCTGAGGGGCCGGACAGGGTTCGGGGATGGACCGGTTCCGTCTGAGGGGCCGGACAGCGTTCGGGGTTGGACCGGTTCCGTCTGAGGGGCCGGACAGCGTTCGAGGATGGACCGGTTCCGTCTGAGGGGCCGGACAGGGTCCGAGGATGGGCCGGTTCCGTCTGAGTGGCCGGACAGGGTTCGAGGATGGACCGGTTCCGTCTGAGTGGCCGGACAGGCTTTGGGGATGGACCGGTTCCGACTCGGGTCGGACAGCGTTCGGGGATGGACTGGTTCTGTCTGAGTTGTCGGACAGGGTTCGGCGATGGACAGGTTCCATCTGAAGGGCCGCATAGGTTCGGGGACGGATCGGTTCCTACTCAGGAGCTAGACAGGGTTCGGGGAGGGACCAGACCGGTTCCATCCGAGGAGCTGAAAAGTGTTCGGGTTGGACCGGTTCCTATTCAGGAGCTAGAAAGGGTTCAGGGATGGACCTGTTCTGTCTGAGGGGCCGGACAGAGTTCGGGGATGGGCCTGTTACATGTGAGGAGCCGGACAGGTTTCGGGGATGGACCGGTTCCGTCTGAGGGGCCGGACAGGGTTCAGGGATGGACCGGTTCCGTCTGACGGGCCAGATAGGGTTCAGGGACGGACCTTTTGCGACTGAGGGGCCGGACACGCTTCGGGGATGGGCCGGTTCTGTCTGAGGACCGGACAGGGTTCGGGGATGGGCCGGTTCCGACTCAGAAGCCTCAGGGGTTCCAGAGTCTGACTGGCTTTGACTAGAAGTGCACTGGTGCCAGTTTGTGGCCTCAGGTGAGTagagaagcattttttttaaaggctgaaggAGTAGGTTAATCTTAGCAAGGAAATTTAACTACTGTGGCCACAGTGGAGATCTTTTAATCTAGATAAGCTTATCCGTTTATGAGGTGCCCTAGAGACAAAAGGGTCTCAGCCAAACACTATAAGGGttagacagaaatttatttttcttcttctagtttCTGGTGACCAGGAAGAAAACTTCTGGGACACCCTACTCGCTCCAGAGCCTGCAGACTGGATCTTAGGAAAACGCAGAAGCTggcaaaaggagagaggaaggtaaAATTTCACgtcctttcctttccaaatttttaaagaattgccttttctaaattaaattttattttataattatgcaaatatttatatggtTCTAAAGTCATAGtaacaaaacaatatatatattcagaaaaatttaGATGTAATACCAGTAAGCTACACCtagtttcttctctctccttgtatatatataggtaagtaTCTTTAAATGTccgttttcttttacttttatgtataAGAAAATATGTTCATACTCATATTcatagtgtatgtgtgtgtatatgtgggcATGTGAGTATATATATTGAAATCAACCCTCCCCCCTTTCTTTGATAAGCAGctgaaaagtatatatatatatatatatatacttttatatatatatatatttttttttttttttttcccctcaactttgctattttcacttaacaatgtATTTTGGAGGTCACTCCATGGGAGCATAtagtttttttctccattgttatAGCTTAATAGCCTCTATAGTGCGAATGTTTCATAGTTTATATTAGCAACTACCCCtcggtttcttttttc
The Camelus ferus isolate YT-003-E chromosome 7, BCGSAC_Cfer_1.0, whole genome shotgun sequence genome window above contains:
- the LOC116664752 gene encoding keratinocyte proline-rich protein-like, which encodes MRPFRWNLSIAEPCPTTQTEPVHPRTLSDPSRNRSIPKACPATQTEPVHPRTLSGHSDGTGPSSDPVRPLRRNRSILERCPAPQTEPVQPRTLSGPSDGTGPSPNPVRPLRRNRSIPEPCPAPQTEPVYPRTLSGHSDRISPSPNAARPESEPVHPQTCPAQ